Part of the Prunus dulcis chromosome 8, ALMONDv2, whole genome shotgun sequence genome is shown below.
CACATCCACTTTccccccaaaacaaaaacaaaaaaaaaaaacaaaaagaaaaagaaaaagaaaagaaaaaatgatggTGTGGGGATGATGTTATCAGTTTAGGTAGAGGTAAAGCCTAATCACTAAATTATCTAATTCGccaaagaaatttgaaatataaaaaattgatgagaaaattaaagacagaacaaaatgggtttttgagaatactaagaaaaatcaataaaataatcaagTAAATAAGAACATAGATGTAGAGAGAAAAGTGACAGCACTTacgagaagagagagagatgaagccaagagaggaagaggacgTACGTTGGAGAAGGGAGTAGAGGAGAGAGCCCTACCACTTACttcagaaagagagagaaaataattagcttTTAATCACTCAAAGACAATCAGAGAGTGGGATGGCAGGCTgcttttgtttactttttcaactttttcttcttcttcttattgttTATTGTTAGTTTTAATAATttgtcattaaaaaatatctttaaaataatttgactATGCACATAGATGACGCGCTTATTGTCGCAAAACAGAAGGAAGATCAACAcccttaaaaaagaaagaaggcaGCTGATGAGTGGTGAGAAATTTAAGGCCTTTTCTAATTGTCTACTGCTTCATCCCCAACCAAATCACCCAACTTCTGCAAttgctttcctttttcttttactttgaACTTTGAGCTCCATCCAGTTTTACTTTGAACTTTTGCTACTGTCTGTTACTCCAAAGTTTTAATTAGATTACTGATACGCTTCAGGAGATCATTCTTGTCGAGGGTTTAAAGCTCGATGGCATTCCCGGCAGGACTATATTCTGTCCACTGCTTGTCCTTGAGGTTGATGGGTTTTGATGCATCCCCAGCAAGATGCATTCtcataaaatgaaattgtGTTTAAGCTTTAATACATGTAATTAGAAATGATGGGGTGATATTGATCTTCCGTCGAGTACCCAAACGGAGTCGACTATCAAGATCCATCATTAAAAGCACCACTTGTATGTCATTTCGGAGACATTGATGAGATCATTATCAATTCATCTCTTCATTAAAtccaaatttaacattttgtaTTTTACGAAATACTCTTAGGTGATATGTTTTTGCCAGTTAGATGGGGTTGCACTGTCTCTATCTCCACATGCATATATTGTCTCTTCACAATGGTAGCTTGATATATGTTACTGAGTTATTGGGATTTAGCGGTTGACAAAAGCAGGAAAGGATTCTACAACAGTAATTAACTTCACAGAATTGAGGTCCAATCCAACCACATTCggaaaacataaattttttcttaaatgagAAATCTGTTGAGACCAAGGTGTGTGTTGGATATTGAAGGTTCAAAGCAGCACTGGTTATTGTATGTTCTACCGGTAACAGTTACCGGTAGGGCCACTAGAACATGGTGTTCCAATTATCCAAGATGATAGTTTACATTGCACATCTATTCCATTCCTCGCAAGCACGATCTATGTTCAGTCTTGATGCGTCTTTATTCCATGCTCTACTTGTCCTGGGGCGACCATCATTTCCTGCAATGAATATGACAAAAAGAATGAAGGTCTATCACTCAAATTGATGACAACTCAAACtgataaaaagaataattgccagctgatatatatattcccACGTTAAAACCAAAAAGGCAAATGTTTTCGGCATAAGATTGGGTTTCGATGGTTCAAAACAGActttcaaaatacaaaactTACAAAGATAAGAACATAGGCAGGTGCATCATTCGATAAGAATGCATCTTATCGGTGATCCTTCTGCACCCGGCAACCTCAAAGGTAAGCAGCGGACAGAATATATTCCTGGTTGGATGTCATCAAGTTTTAAGGCTTCAACAAGAATGATTTCCTGAAACATTACAGCAGTGGTTAGTGAGGAGTATATTAAAACTACCTCTTTTTTTGGTGCTAAACTAAATAATGTTGGGACGGTGGCTGGATGGCAACAAACAATCTACCAACTGGAACGAATCTACTAAAACAGTCATGATCTCGAGAAACCACTTTTTTCTTGATTcatcaaatatttttcttaccCTGCCTTCTAGAAAAACAAGGTGGGACGGAATCAAATCATCATATGCAGCAACAGATAAGTAATCAATTCCAACATTTCATAACAGAAAAAAGCATCAGCTTCagataaggaaaaaaaatgataatgtaaaaaagcaaggaaatcaaCAGTCTCCTACTGAAAAAGAACTCAAAAACAAGACTATATTACCCTAAATACAAATGCAAACTGAACAATAGTGTCACAGTTTCAAACGAATATTAGGAACCTAATATTAGGAACAAATAAAAGGAATATAATGGGCATGGAATACATCTTGCATTAtctacttaatttttttataaaggcATTATCTACTTAAACTTAATTGATGCCTGTTAAGTTTGATCAACCTGACAAATAAATCTGTTGTAAGCTACATGTTAtgccaacaaagaaaagggCTTAGTCATTGTTTTCCCCTCTATACATTTATTCAAATCTCAATTTACCCCCTTTATTTAACTTTGTACCTCGCCTTGCCCTAAtctgtcaattttgttaatcCATTAACAGGGGGCAAAGTGAGACACGAAATAAAAGTACATGGGTAAAGTGAGACAGTCGAAAGTGCAGGAGGTAAAGTGAGATTTGAAAAGTACCAAGGAAAAAACAATAACTAAGCcaaaatatatatgcaaaCGTATATCTCAACAAGAAGTTTAACGTCTGTGTTGTCCACCAACCACCGTGCTCCATCCTTCATAAATCCCACATGGCTGCTGTAAAACTCCTTTTGGAACATAAGCCGTCTAAAATTGCAGTAGGCTCTAGTTAATATTCAGCAATAGTTTCAGACTTACGAATCAAATTGCATTAGTGGAAACTTCAGTAGTCCAATCATTGATGAAATCATGGTTTGGGAAAATATATGAATAAGGTCACCTCCGACACAACATTTTCCTTGTTTATCCGAAAATGGCTAGTTGAACAAACAAGGCATTCTTATTCATGGGAATCATCATAGTTACTAGAAACTACTGATTAAGGGATCAAATTATAAACCACCTAACAATATCTGACAGGTAGAAGACCATAAACACTACAATTATACAACATAACTGGTACACACAGAGTAGTGGCGATTGTAAAAAAGTACCTGTCAGTGTTTAATGTTCTAAACAGCACACGACGTACCCCCTTGGGAATATGTAAGGACTTCATAACTTCAGCTGTAATAAGTACATATAAGACagtcaaaaaccaaaaaacaatgAAGTAGAATACATGATATGTTCTCctccttatatatatatatatatataaacgaATGATGCTTAGTAAAGACCAACTGAGATGCAAACGAATGATGCTTATATAATTGAACCACTAATGTATGTGATTCATGTCAAATACTTTGGTAGAACTACTTTCAACCCAAGCCTTCTTCCCATCAAGAGTAAATGTATCCATCAACACATTGATTCAACTATCTGGTTCGTACATAAAAGTGACAGTGGTTGCAGGTGACCACTTGGCATGATCTTTGCCAATCCCTTTTCTGGGGATGGCCCTTAGCCTCAGCTCTGCCCCTTTCGCAACTTCACAATGATAATCCCTTTAAAACCACCAAAAGTAATGCTACCCAATTTCAACATacccaaataaaaattcaCATTACGACGTCAAACAAAAGTTAGGGGAAAAGGACACAGTACAATCTATTCCAGGAACAATGCCAAAATCGTAAAAAacccaataaataaaagagagagagagagagagagagagagagagagagagagagagagattaacaTCCAGAATATAATAGATTAATAGATTAACATCCATTACCATCTTTTATTACATAataagaaaaggagaaaataaacTAATCTTCTTACAacttggaaaagaaaaatgaaaaataataaggtTTGTTGAAAGCCATATATCCATCCATCCACTTATGAATGAGTGCTACTGTACCTGCTGCTTCCTTCCTTGCAAAGGTCTCGCCCATTACACGAAAATCGCTGAATCTATTACTTTGACGGTTCTGAATGTATTAGTACCTATAATGCTCTGAATAAAAAATACTTTGGGACCTACGCGATGCTCTGTTTCTTGGACATGAATCCCATCCATGAAATGAGAAGGCATATCAACCAATAATAGAGATTTAAGATTTTCAAGGTGGCGAATGCCAGAGGGCACCTGTTGCAGTTGCGGACTAGGTCCAATTTCCAAAGTTTCAAGAAGGGGCAATGCTCCATTGTGTATTGTCATCAACTTCAGGCCTTTCAAGTGTCTGAGCCTGAGGTCCTTCAGTTTCAGAAATCCTCTTTCAAAGTGCAGCTCCTCACAACTAAACGCCTCATGGATCACAAGCTGCATTAAATTGGGTAGAACTTGTAGGACTTTTAAGGGATCCTGATCGCCTGCTAGTCCCGACCAACATAAACTTAATCGAGTTAAAAGACAAAGTCCTGCAATCCAATCAGGTAGCTTTTCTAGACGCCCCATCAAATAGAAACCTTGAAGACGTTGAGGTGGATTGGACATATGCTGTATATCAATAATTTCATCACTATTTATTGCTTTTACTTCCAATGATTGCAAGTGAGGCATCTTTCCAATGGACGCGCATAGATCTTTCCCTTGTTTTCTGGTCAGTTTATGAATTCCCAACGTTCTTAACTGCGTCGAATTCCCTACTTCTTTAACAAGGCTATTTGATGCCTCCACATCATATAGCTTTTGCAGGTTTCCCCAACTCTCGATCCCATCCTGAATCACCACGGCTCGTCGACTAGTGAAACTGAACTCTTTGTTCTTTTCCTCAGTGTATGCTAAAAGACTTCTAAGCTTAGGAAGCTTATTGATTTCAAGAGGTATTTGATGCACTAGGGAATGCTTCAAATCTAGAGTCTCAAGGTTCACAAGCTTCCCCATGGATTTCGGAAGAATCTTCACTCTTGTATTCCTCAAGCTCAAATACCTCAAGTGGTATATGTATCCAACTTCCTCAGGGAGATTGTCAAGTAGACTATCTTCAAAATCCAGTACTCTCAACAACTTGAATCTTTTGTACAAGTTGCTACAAGCAGTAAGAGGATTTTGTGGCTCACCTATGCCATTGGAAAAACACAAGGAATGGGCATGAGAGCTTTCGATGCTACCAAAAATATTGTATGCACTGCTATAAACACACAGGTGCCTGGAATTTTCGTTGAAACTTGAATCTTCTTCCAAAAATTCAGAAATGCTTATATCTTTAGCCTTTAAAAGGATCACGGCCTCCCGCATGACATCATGGACTTGACATTCTCTGAGTTTCCCACTAAAATCATCAACTAATGACACTTGAACTAGGCTTCTTTGGATAAGCTCGGTCAAGTATTCTTCCGCAACCTCTTCCAATGTTTTCCCTCTCTGCTCCTTTATAAACCCTGCAGCGATCCATTGCCGAATTAATCTAGAGCATCTGACGGTGCGATTTTCTGGATATGTCCCAAAGTATAAGAAGCAAGGTCTGAGTTGGTATGGTAAATCATAATAgctaaaagaaagaatttttgtaatatttgtCAAATGAGGATTAGACTCCAGCTCTGAGGTAAGACTATCAAGCAATTTTCTCCATTGAGACACATCCCCGCCTTTGGTTTGTAGAAGTCCACTTATAGCCACAATTGCAAGAGGCAATCCTCCACATCTGCTAACTATTGTAGTAGCAAATTTCTTCAACTCTGGCGGACAATATCCCCCGGAAACTCGGAATGTCTTCTTGCAGAAGAGTTCCCACACCTTGTCTGGAGACAATGGTTCAAGGTCGTACACTTGATCAGAAAAAGCTTCTCTGCAAGCAGCAGCAACCTCATTCTTGCGAGTTGTGATAATTATCCTACTGCCATTGTTGTTATCGGGTAATGCAAGCTTTACACAATGCCACAAGTTTGTGCTCCACACATCATCAAAAACAACTGCGTATCTCTTTTCCTTGAGATATTCTCGCAGGGTGTCaatcaacaatttcaaatccATTGTTTCAATTCCCTCTGGTACAGACTCCTTCCTCACCCTGTGGAATTCTGCAATCATGTTTCTGAGTATGTCTTCGTTCTTGTATGATTGTGACACTGTGATCCAAGCGCGCCAATCAAACCATTCCGTGAACCTTGGGTTGTCGTAGACTTTGCTTGCAAGAGTGGTCTTTCCGAGACCTCCAATGCCAACCAATGAACTGACTGAGCGTCTAGATGCTACCTCTCCTCCTATGGACCAACCTATCAGTTTATCTCTCAAAGTTTGAATACCAACGAGTTCGGCTTCCTCTGTGTAAATGGAAGCCATTCGCGGGTCAAATAACATATCATCTCTTCTTGAAAAGCTGAATGAAATTTGCTCTGTTGAATTGAAGCGATATACTTTACTTGTTTGCTGGATTTGGAGGACACGTTTTTTGATAAGTTGAATCTCCGAGGCTATATCATGGCGTGCAAATAGCCCTCCCAAAAAGTTACTGGTTTTATGAATGAAACCAGTAAATCCACGTTTATTACGACGGTCTGCTACATGATGTAGGTATTCATCAATGGCATCTTCTATGTGAGTGGCCATCTCCACTGTTTCCTTCACCCAAATTTTCACACCGCTGCCCATGTATGCCCTTTCTGCTTTTGCATCTGCATCCTTTAGGAAAGACTTCATGCTCTTTAGGAGATCTTTTATGCTTGTAACGTCGCCATGGATGCCTCTCAACAAATTCCCTTCTTCCCTTAATAGTAGAACCAACTTGTCAATGACAATGTTCACTGCAGTCTCTGCCATCACTTAGCTAGTTTGGtctgagaaaacaaaaataaagacaaaaaaataatgtatTAGAGGATAAGTCGTTGAACtaattcaagaaaaataaaataaatagttatatatatatacccaGGTCTTGACTTTGAGCTTGACttgcatataaaaaaaattgtcttcAATAGCACTGCAGTCAATTTATCACTAAATTATCTGATGGTGTGGGGATGATGTTATCAGTTTAGGTAGAGGCAAAGCCTAATCACTAAATTACATAATTCGccaaagaaatttgaaatataaaaaactgataagaaaattaaagatagAACAAAATGGATATTTGAGAATACtaagaaaaatcaacaaaataataaaagaaataagaacAGAGAAAATTAACAGCACTTacgagaagagagagatgaagccAGGAGAGGATGAGTGGTGGAATTTAAGGCCTTTCCTCTGCCCACTGCTACAAGTAATTGCGTTTTCAACCAAACCACCCAACAACTTCTGCAATTGCTTTACTTTTCTTACTCAAAATTATTAGGGTTTAAATTGATATGTTTATTATTCTCTCAAGGAGTAATATATATACTCCATACAGAGTAGGTACAAATAGGAAATATCTACAAAATTTCCTAATTCTACTCAAAATTCTTGATAGGAACAAATTCTATTTCTAACAGGAACAAATTCTATTCCTAATAAGAACGTTGACTTTGACTCATACCAACATTCTTATGGGTCAAAACATAATAGGAAATATCTACAAAATTTCCTAATTCTACTGAAATTAGATTTTTTTCCtccttatttatataatttggtattaaatttatttagaaggaatttatttttatttggtattaaatttttttttcctccttatttatataattttctattttctcaGACATGCAACAAGTTATGTTTTCAAACTATCAAATTAAACTATTGATCAAAGTGAGCGTGTTAGAGCGTGTTAGTTTGATATACATTGTTGGTCAATTATTAAGTTTTTAGAGTCTAATAGTTGTCGAACATGAGATATGAACTCTAGTTCCTTGAGTATTTACTAGAAAACTATATAgaattatatacatgtatgtatatataacagtcccgatctcttggaccacaggagtccaaaagattgtggtcacccaccgttggatattaatccaatggttcaaaatgatatatataaatgcaatatgacataaatgattattagccgactcaagtcaaccgttgaatttacattcaatggtgagtgaccataaatctcttggactacaggggtccaagagatcaggactggtATATATAAATCCCTAAAACTTTCGTGATGCATTAATAGTTCGTGGGCATTACCAAATTCCGCTATCCCTACAACAAAAAGGATGTATGAAGATGTGAAGAGGACCACATTAAGCCCCACGTGGTTACACTTGAAATAGCTGGAGAGCctattgcatatatatatatatatatatatatatatatatgtatatatatattaatcccAGATGTAAAATTTAACAACGTAAAACCATATGCATCTATATTTGCATCATGCATTAACTCTACTGCTCTGCACCTACAGCTTGAGGTTAGACTAGCCCTTGAGCTTTGTATTactattttttcttcatacaAATAACATTAGAGCCATGAGAATCGAATATAGAATCTCGGGTGCGTCTAGGTAGATGCTTTTAACCTATGATCCCAATGCAACCT
Proteins encoded:
- the LOC117636330 gene encoding disease resistance protein RPM1-like isoform X2 is translated as MAETAVNIVIDKLVLLLREEGNLLRGIHGDVTSIKDLLKSMKSFLKDADAKAERAYMGSGVKIWVKETVEMATHIEDAIDEYLHHVADRRNKRGFTGFIHKTSNFLGGLFARHDIASEIQLIKKRVLQIQQTKEAELVGIQTLRDKLIGWSIGGEVASRRSVSSLVGIGGLGKTTLASKVYDNPRFTEWFDWRAWITVSQSYKNEDILRNMIAEFHRVRKESVPEGIETMDLKLLIDTLREYLKEKRYAVVFDDVWSTNLWHCVKLALPDNNNGSRIIITTRKNEVAAACREAFSDQVYDLEPLSPDKVWELFCKKTFRVSGGYCPPELKKFATTIVSRCGGLPLAIVAISGLLQTKGGDVSQWRKLLDSLTSELESNPHLTNITKILSFSYYDLPYQLRPCFLYFGTYPENRTVRCSRLIRQWIAAGFIKEQRGKTLEEVAEEYLTELIQRSLVQVSLVDDFSGKLRECQVHDVMREAVILLKAKDISISEFLEEDSSFNENSRHLCVYSSAYNIFGSIESSHAHSLCFSNGIGEPQNPLTACSNLYKRFKLLRVLDFEDSLLDNLPEEVGYIYHLRYLSLRNTRVKILPKSMGKLVNLETLDLKHSLVHQIPLEINKLPKLRSLLAYTEEKNKEFSFTSRRAVVIQDGIESWGNLQKLYDVEASNSLVKEVGNSTQLRTLGIHKLTRKQGKDLCASIGKMPHLQSLEVKAINSDEIIDIQHMSNPPQRLQGFYLMGRLEKLPDWIAGLCLLTRLSLCWSGLAGDQDPLKVLQVLPNLMQLVIHEAFSCEELHFERGFLKLKDLRLRHLKGLKLMTIHNGALPLLETLEIGPSPQLQQVPSGIRHLENLKSLLLVDMPSHFMDGIHVQETEHRVGPKVFFIQSIIGTNTFRTVKVIDSAIFV
- the LOC117636330 gene encoding disease resistance protein RPM1-like isoform X1 translates to MAETAVNIVIDKLVLLLREEGNLLRGIHGDVTSIKDLLKSMKSFLKDADAKAERAYMGSGVKIWVKETVEMATHIEDAIDEYLHHVADRRNKRGFTGFIHKTSNFLGGLFARHDIASEIQLIKKRVLQIQQTSKVYRFNSTEQISFSFSRRDDMLFDPRMASIYTEEAELVGIQTLRDKLIGWSIGGEVASRRSVSSLVGIGGLGKTTLASKVYDNPRFTEWFDWRAWITVSQSYKNEDILRNMIAEFHRVRKESVPEGIETMDLKLLIDTLREYLKEKRYAVVFDDVWSTNLWHCVKLALPDNNNGSRIIITTRKNEVAAACREAFSDQVYDLEPLSPDKVWELFCKKTFRVSGGYCPPELKKFATTIVSRCGGLPLAIVAISGLLQTKGGDVSQWRKLLDSLTSELESNPHLTNITKILSFSYYDLPYQLRPCFLYFGTYPENRTVRCSRLIRQWIAAGFIKEQRGKTLEEVAEEYLTELIQRSLVQVSLVDDFSGKLRECQVHDVMREAVILLKAKDISISEFLEEDSSFNENSRHLCVYSSAYNIFGSIESSHAHSLCFSNGIGEPQNPLTACSNLYKRFKLLRVLDFEDSLLDNLPEEVGYIYHLRYLSLRNTRVKILPKSMGKLVNLETLDLKHSLVHQIPLEINKLPKLRSLLAYTEEKNKEFSFTSRRAVVIQDGIESWGNLQKLYDVEASNSLVKEVGNSTQLRTLGIHKLTRKQGKDLCASIGKMPHLQSLEVKAINSDEIIDIQHMSNPPQRLQGFYLMGRLEKLPDWIAGLCLLTRLSLCWSGLAGDQDPLKVLQVLPNLMQLVIHEAFSCEELHFERGFLKLKDLRLRHLKGLKLMTIHNGALPLLETLEIGPSPQLQQVPSGIRHLENLKSLLLVDMPSHFMDGIHVQETEHRVGPKVFFIQSIIGTNTFRTVKVIDSAIFV